The following are encoded together in the Anaerostipes caccae L1-92 genome:
- the argS gene encoding arginine--tRNA ligase, producing the protein MRNKIIDLITDSIKELDRETVSRILEIPPQEDMGDFAFPCFQLSKIFRKAPNIIAQEVAEKIKKTDFVSKTAAMGPYVNFFIDRTMFVSEMLKQVSVDNYGSSEIGCGKTICIDYSSPNVAKNFHVGHLRTTLIGNSIYRIYKKLGYRVERINHLGDWGTQFGKLIVAYKKWGSKEAVEQNGISELMKIYVKFHEEAEKDDTLNDEARAWFVKMEQGDEEALSIWEWFKDISLIEYKRIYELLDVDFDSYAGESFYRDKTSAVVDELKKKGMLKESEGAFIVDLEKYDMTPCLIMKKDGSSIYATRDLAAIFYRKKTYDFEKCIYVTGMEQKLHFAQVFKVVELMGYEWAKTDLIHVPYGLVSLEGGKLSTRSGNIIYAEDILRESVSKIKEVINDKNPDLQDKEEVAKMVGIGAIIFNDLYNQRIKDVTFSWDKIHSFDGETGPYVQYTYARAASVLRKTGITDVPEEIDSSLLTDEASVSLLKELIRFPEVVETAAERLEPSVVARFVMSVAQAFNHFYHENQCNVEDEKLKRARVKLVIIAKKAIKDGLDLLGMKCPEQM; encoded by the coding sequence ATGAGAAATAAAATAATTGATTTAATTACAGATTCTATTAAGGAATTGGACAGAGAGACAGTGAGCCGTATTTTAGAAATACCTCCTCAGGAGGATATGGGTGATTTCGCATTTCCATGTTTTCAGCTGTCTAAGATTTTCCGAAAAGCTCCGAATATAATAGCACAGGAGGTAGCAGAAAAGATAAAGAAAACAGATTTTGTCTCTAAGACGGCAGCTATGGGGCCTTATGTAAATTTCTTTATTGACAGAACAATGTTTGTAAGTGAAATGTTAAAACAGGTTTCTGTGGATAACTATGGAAGTTCTGAGATTGGATGTGGAAAAACTATCTGTATCGATTATTCTTCTCCGAATGTGGCAAAGAATTTTCATGTCGGTCATCTGAGGACCACACTGATTGGAAATTCTATTTACCGTATTTATAAAAAGCTTGGTTATCGGGTAGAGAGAATCAATCATTTGGGTGACTGGGGCACTCAGTTTGGAAAATTAATCGTTGCCTATAAAAAATGGGGAAGCAAAGAGGCTGTGGAACAAAACGGTATATCTGAACTGATGAAGATTTATGTAAAATTTCATGAAGAAGCAGAAAAGGACGATACTTTAAATGATGAGGCCCGGGCATGGTTTGTGAAGATGGAGCAGGGTGATGAAGAGGCTCTTTCTATCTGGGAGTGGTTTAAAGATATAAGTTTAATTGAATATAAAAGAATTTATGAACTTTTGGATGTAGATTTTGACTCTTATGCCGGTGAAAGCTTTTACAGGGACAAGACTTCTGCCGTTGTGGATGAGTTAAAGAAAAAAGGAATGCTGAAAGAAAGTGAAGGCGCCTTTATCGTTGATCTGGAGAAATATGATATGACTCCTTGTCTGATTATGAAAAAGGATGGAAGTTCTATTTATGCTACCAGGGATCTTGCCGCTATTTTTTATCGGAAAAAAACATATGATTTTGAAAAATGTATCTATGTCACCGGTATGGAACAGAAACTTCACTTTGCACAGGTGTTCAAGGTGGTGGAACTTATGGGATATGAGTGGGCCAAAACAGATTTGATTCATGTACCTTATGGGTTGGTTAGTCTGGAAGGCGGAAAACTTTCTACCAGAAGCGGCAATATTATTTATGCAGAAGATATTCTCCGTGAATCTGTATCAAAAATCAAAGAGGTCATCAATGATAAAAACCCGGATTTACAGGATAAAGAAGAAGTTGCAAAGATGGTAGGTATTGGTGCCATTATTTTCAATGATCTTTATAATCAGAGAATAAAGGATGTCACATTCAGCTGGGATAAGATTCATAGCTTTGATGGTGAGACGGGCCCTTATGTTCAGTACACTTATGCACGTGCTGCCAGTGTTTTGAGAAAGACTGGAATAACAGATGTGCCTGAAGAAATAGATTCTTCTTTATTGACAGATGAAGCATCGGTTTCCTTATTAAAAGAATTGATCCGTTTTCCAGAAGTTGTAGAGACAGCAGCAGAACGTCTGGAACCTTCGGTTGTTGCAAGATTTGTTATGTCTGTCGCCCAGGCATTTAATCATTTTTATCATGAAAATCAGTGTAATGTGGAAGATGAAAAACTTAAAAGGGCAAGGGTTAAGTTAGTAATAATTGCAAAGAAAGCAATCAAAGACGGCCTCGATCTTCTTGGAATGAAGTGTCCGGAACAGATGTAG
- a CDS encoding alpha/beta fold hydrolase, whose translation MRFYKKLRNLATITTVSTICVYLINKLVFSLSSMKDALFSKYGNTYSWRFGSLYYTKHGTGSPLLLIHDLNNCSSELEFYKIKEELSRSHTVYTLDLLGCGRSDKPRITYTSYLYVQLINDFIKNVIGTKTDIIASGKSSSLIFLACYTEPRNFSRLMMINPENMTKAGRYPGNRKKVLKYFMELPIIGTLTYNILHSRPMIQKKLAREYFHRPKDIKQKYVDICHESAHKCGSDTKYLYASLISDYLNCNLIPSIKNLNHSIYFLMGDHTPEAENTIEQYQVLNPSVEYHFIKGSKLLPHLENPDEVLKACKIFF comes from the coding sequence ATGCGTTTCTATAAAAAACTGCGAAATCTGGCCACCATTACAACTGTTTCAACAATATGTGTATATCTGATAAATAAGCTTGTCTTCTCACTATCCTCCATGAAGGATGCTCTGTTCTCCAAATACGGCAATACTTACTCCTGGAGATTCGGCAGTCTCTACTATACAAAACATGGAACCGGTTCTCCGCTTCTCCTCATTCACGATCTGAACAACTGCAGCTCAGAACTGGAATTTTATAAAATAAAAGAAGAACTCTCCAGGTCACATACGGTCTATACTTTGGATCTTCTGGGATGCGGCCGTTCCGACAAACCGCGGATCACTTATACAAGCTATCTTTATGTTCAGCTGATCAATGATTTTATCAAAAATGTAATCGGCACAAAGACTGACATCATCGCCAGCGGAAAGTCATCATCTCTGATCTTTCTGGCATGCTACACAGAACCCAGGAATTTCAGCCGGCTCATGATGATCAATCCTGAAAATATGACAAAAGCAGGGCGTTATCCCGGGAACCGCAAAAAAGTACTCAAATATTTTATGGAGCTTCCGATCATCGGCACACTCACTTACAATATCCTGCACAGCAGACCAATGATCCAGAAAAAACTTGCCCGGGAATATTTCCACAGACCTAAGGACATTAAGCAGAAATATGTGGATATCTGTCATGAATCCGCTCACAAATGTGGATCAGACACAAAATATTTGTATGCAAGCCTCATCTCAGACTACCTGAATTGTAATCTGATTCCATCCATAAAAAATTTAAACCACAGTATTTACTTCCTCATGGGAGATCATACGCCAGAGGCCGAAAACACCATTGAACAGTACCAGGTATTGAATCCTTCCGTTGAATATCATTTTATTAAAGGGTCAAAACTCCTGCCTCATCTGGAAAATCCCGATGAAGTCCTGAAAGCCTGCAAAATCTTTTTTTAA
- the rsmG gene encoding 16S rRNA (guanine(527)-N(7))-methyltransferase RsmG → MISLREKAEELGIALTDRQLAQFEIYYELLTEKNKVMNLTAITEREDVILKHFVDSLALVKAECGFSSQKILDVGTGAGFPGIPLKIAFPGLKIVLLDSLNKRVKFLQEVIDALELHDITAVHGRAEDYARQKEYREQFDLVVSRAVANLSTLSEYCLPYVKVSGMFLPYKSGRIEEEMREGKHAVHLLGGEIEDVVSFVLPGTDMERTILKIKKQKAAPKRYPRKAGLPSKEPIR, encoded by the coding sequence ATGATTAGTTTAAGAGAAAAAGCAGAAGAGTTAGGAATTGCATTGACAGACAGGCAGCTTGCTCAGTTTGAAATATATTATGAATTACTGACAGAGAAAAATAAGGTAATGAATCTTACTGCGATCACTGAGAGAGAGGATGTGATCCTCAAACATTTTGTGGATAGTCTGGCATTGGTGAAGGCGGAGTGTGGATTTTCTTCACAAAAAATTCTCGATGTGGGGACAGGAGCGGGATTTCCGGGAATTCCTTTAAAGATTGCATTTCCTGGATTAAAGATCGTACTTCTGGACTCCCTGAATAAGAGAGTTAAATTTTTGCAGGAAGTGATCGATGCTCTGGAACTGCATGATATTACGGCAGTCCATGGAAGGGCGGAGGACTACGCCAGGCAGAAGGAATACCGTGAGCAGTTTGACCTGGTTGTCTCCAGGGCAGTTGCCAACTTGAGCACGCTTTCGGAGTATTGTCTTCCCTATGTAAAGGTATCAGGAATGTTTCTTCCTTATAAATCCGGCAGGATCGAAGAAGAAATGAGAGAAGGAAAGCATGCGGTACATCTCCTTGGTGGAGAGATTGAAGATGTTGTGTCATTTGTACTTCCGGGTACAGACATGGAGAGGACTATTCTTAAAATAAAAAAACAAAAGGCAGCCCCGAAGCGCTATCCGCGCAAAGCAGGGCTGCCGTCAAAAGAGCCGATCCGTTAA
- the mnmG gene encoding tRNA uridine-5-carboxymethylaminomethyl(34) synthesis enzyme MnmG gives MKNLEEFYDIVVVGAGHAGCEAALASARLGFKTICFTVSMDSIALMPCNPNIGGSSKGHLVKEIDALGGEMGVNIDKTYIQSKMLNRSKGPAVHSLRAQADKKMYSMAMTQTMGNTKNLTVRQGEVTQILTQNGKVTGVKTYSGAVYHAKAVILTTGTYLKARCIYGDVSNETGPNGLQAANYLTQSLKDLGIEMRRFKTGTPARIDKNSIDFNKMEEQFGDDKIVPFSFTNTREDIQRDQISCWLTYTNEETHEIIRENIGRSPLFSGAIEGTGPRYCPSIEDKIVKFPDKNRHQVFIEPEGEYTNEMYVGGMSSSLPEDVQYAMYRSVTGLENVKIIRNAYAIEYDCINATQLKPSLEFRKIGGLFSAGQFNGSSGYEEAAAQGLIAGINAARMIQGKESLVLDRSQAYIGVLIDDLVTKETSEPYRMMTSRAEYRLLLRQDNADLRLSKIGYEMGLISEERYQNLLEKEARIEKEINRLSRVNVGASGKVQDLLSKCQSTELKSSATMAELIRRPELTYDMLSPIDPDRPEYPEDVREQVNINIKYEGYIKRQLSQVRQFKRLEKKKIPEGIKYEDIGNLRIEAIQKLSKIRPASIGQASRISGVSPADISVLLIYLEQLHQGA, from the coding sequence ATGAAAAATTTAGAAGAATTTTATGATATTGTAGTTGTAGGTGCGGGCCACGCAGGCTGTGAGGCAGCATTGGCCTCAGCGCGCCTTGGATTTAAAACAATTTGTTTTACAGTGAGCATGGACAGTATAGCCCTGATGCCGTGTAATCCGAATATAGGAGGAAGCTCCAAGGGACATCTGGTAAAAGAGATCGATGCTCTTGGCGGTGAAATGGGTGTGAATATAGATAAGACTTATATTCAGTCCAAAATGCTGAACCGTTCCAAGGGACCAGCTGTTCATTCACTCAGGGCACAGGCGGATAAAAAGATGTATTCCATGGCTATGACACAGACAATGGGAAATACAAAAAATCTTACGGTCAGGCAGGGAGAAGTGACACAGATTCTGACACAGAACGGCAAAGTCACGGGAGTAAAAACTTACTCGGGTGCCGTTTATCATGCGAAAGCAGTGATCCTCACAACCGGTACTTACCTGAAAGCCAGGTGTATTTACGGAGATGTGAGCAATGAGACTGGGCCTAACGGTCTTCAGGCAGCCAATTATCTGACACAGTCTCTGAAGGATCTTGGAATTGAAATGCGCCGGTTTAAGACTGGAACTCCGGCCAGAATTGATAAGAACAGCATTGATTTTAATAAGATGGAAGAACAGTTCGGGGATGATAAAATTGTTCCGTTCAGTTTTACAAATACTAGAGAAGATATACAGAGAGATCAGATTTCCTGCTGGCTGACTTACACAAATGAGGAGACGCATGAGATCATCCGTGAAAATATTGGGCGTTCCCCATTATTTTCAGGTGCCATTGAGGGTACAGGCCCCCGGTATTGCCCCTCTATTGAAGATAAGATCGTAAAATTTCCGGATAAAAACCGGCATCAGGTTTTTATTGAACCTGAGGGTGAATATACGAATGAGATGTATGTGGGGGGAATGTCAAGTTCTCTGCCTGAAGACGTCCAGTATGCCATGTACCGCAGTGTGACGGGGCTTGAAAATGTTAAAATCATCAGAAATGCATATGCTATTGAATATGACTGCATCAATGCAACACAGCTGAAGCCTTCTCTGGAATTTAGGAAAATAGGAGGGCTGTTTTCAGCAGGACAGTTCAACGGAAGTTCCGGATATGAAGAGGCAGCTGCCCAGGGACTGATCGCAGGCATAAATGCTGCGAGAATGATCCAGGGAAAGGAATCTCTGGTCCTTGACCGCTCCCAGGCTTATATAGGTGTTCTGATCGATGATCTTGTAACAAAGGAGACGAGTGAGCCGTACCGTATGATGACTTCCAGGGCAGAATACAGGCTTTTGCTGAGACAGGATAATGCGGATCTCCGTCTTTCGAAAATAGGATATGAAATGGGGCTAATCAGTGAAGAGAGATATCAAAACCTGCTGGAGAAAGAAGCGCGGATAGAAAAAGAAATCAATCGGCTCAGCCGCGTAAATGTCGGGGCTTCAGGAAAGGTTCAGGATCTGCTTTCAAAATGTCAGAGCACGGAGTTAAAGTCTTCTGCGACTATGGCAGAACTGATCAGGAGGCCGGAGCTCACTTATGATATGCTTTCTCCCATTGATCCGGACAGGCCCGAATATCCTGAGGATGTGAGAGAACAGGTGAATATTAATATTAAGTATGAAGGTTATATCAAACGCCAGCTTTCTCAGGTGAGACAGTTTAAACGCTTAGAGAAGAAGAAAATCCCTGAGGGAATAAAGTATGAAGATATAGGTAACTTAAGGATTGAAGCAATACAGAAGCTGTCTAAGATACGTCCTGCATCGATTGGACAGGCGTCCAGGATTTCCGGGGTATCCCCGGCAGATATTTCGGTTCTTCTCATTTATTTGGAACAGCTTCATCAAGGGGCTTAG
- the mnmE gene encoding tRNA uridine-5-carboxymethylaminomethyl(34) synthesis GTPase MnmE, with protein MGTDTIAAIATPLSSSGIGIIRISGPEAIDIASEVFRPKREKDIKKAATYTAHYGHAVKDGKDIDECILLIMKGPHSYTAEDVAEINCHGGVVVMKKILSCIIEAGARPAEPGEFTKRAFLNGRIDLSRAEAVMDLIHSKNEFAMETSLKQLKGSLSEKIRSLRKEIVHSVAFIESALDDPEHYSVDGFSEQLKVQVEHARDDIQKYLDSSDNGRILKEGIHTAIVGKPNAGKSSILNVLLGEERAIVTDIAGTTRDTLEESIQINGIPLNVIDTAGIRDTDDVVEKIGVDKARDSVIKADLVLYVVDTSVPLTKEDEEIMKLLNGKQVIVLLNKSDLETKVSESEFLDRGFQNIVPVSAKSLYGLEDLYERINDLFFNGRVSFNDEVYITNMRHKKALANAKDSLDLVLKSIEDRMPEDFFSIDLMDAYEELGYIIGESVGEDLVNEIFAEFCMGK; from the coding sequence ATGGGAACAGATACAATCGCAGCGATAGCTACACCGCTGTCCAGCAGCGGGATTGGGATTATAAGAATCAGCGGGCCGGAAGCCATAGATATTGCTTCTGAAGTATTCCGCCCGAAAAGAGAAAAAGATATAAAAAAGGCAGCCACTTATACGGCTCATTACGGACATGCAGTGAAGGACGGAAAGGATATTGATGAATGTATTCTTCTGATTATGAAAGGTCCTCATTCCTATACTGCCGAAGACGTGGCGGAGATCAACTGTCACGGCGGAGTCGTCGTGATGAAAAAAATACTGTCTTGTATCATTGAAGCCGGGGCGAGGCCGGCAGAACCGGGTGAATTTACAAAACGGGCATTTTTAAACGGGAGGATTGATCTTTCCAGAGCAGAGGCCGTAATGGATCTGATTCACTCCAAAAATGAATTTGCCATGGAAACATCCTTAAAGCAGTTAAAAGGAAGTCTTTCTGAAAAAATTCGTTCTTTGAGAAAAGAGATTGTTCATAGTGTGGCGTTTATTGAATCCGCATTGGATGACCCTGAGCATTATTCTGTAGACGGATTCTCTGAACAGCTGAAAGTACAGGTAGAGCACGCCAGGGATGACATTCAGAAGTATCTTGATTCATCCGACAACGGGCGTATATTGAAAGAAGGTATTCACACGGCGATTGTGGGAAAACCCAATGCCGGGAAGTCTTCGATATTAAATGTCCTGCTGGGTGAAGAAAGAGCTATTGTCACAGATATCGCAGGAACTACAAGGGATACTCTGGAAGAGTCGATTCAGATCAACGGGATTCCGCTGAATGTGATCGATACGGCGGGTATTCGGGATACGGATGATGTTGTTGAGAAGATCGGTGTGGATAAAGCGAGAGATTCGGTGATAAAAGCGGATCTCGTCCTCTATGTTGTGGATACTTCGGTTCCGCTGACAAAAGAAGACGAGGAAATTATGAAGCTTCTTAACGGAAAGCAGGTAATTGTACTGTTAAATAAATCAGATCTGGAAACAAAAGTTTCTGAAAGTGAGTTTCTTGACAGAGGATTCCAAAATATCGTTCCAGTATCGGCGAAAAGTCTTTACGGACTGGAAGATCTTTATGAGAGGATCAATGATCTTTTCTTTAACGGAAGGGTATCGTTTAACGACGAAGTATACATTACAAATATGAGACATAAGAAAGCGCTGGCAAATGCAAAGGACAGCCTTGATCTGGTTCTGAAAAGCATCGAGGACCGGATGCCGGAGGATTTCTTTTCGATTGATCTCATGGATGCCTATGAGGAACTTGGCTATATTATTGGGGAGTCTGTGGGCGAGGATCTGGTAAATGAAATATTTGCAGAATTTTGTATGGGTAAATAG
- the jag gene encoding RNA-binding cell elongation regulator Jag/EloR yields MAVTRFTGKTESDAVMNAAMELGIPSTEIQYAVIDKGSNGFLGLFKKPVIIELTEEEKPAEPVMEDKPEKTEEVQAAPEKKKKQVQEPKKAASENPKEKVYKRPDNIDQIIDDTEAYLDEVLKAMGLVPKLNLYYNTTGNVLNINVTGEKMGALIGKHGQTLDALQYLTSLFVNKESEAFIKVKLDTENYRERRQETLEKLALSIANKVKKTKKPVHLEPMNPNERRIIHSALQRDPKIVTKSQGKDPYRRVVVMLKK; encoded by the coding sequence ATGGCAGTAACGCGTTTTACTGGCAAAACGGAATCTGATGCGGTTATGAATGCGGCCATGGAGCTGGGAATTCCGAGCACAGAAATTCAGTATGCAGTGATTGACAAAGGGAGCAACGGATTTTTAGGACTCTTTAAAAAGCCGGTGATCATTGAATTGACGGAAGAAGAAAAACCGGCTGAGCCTGTAATGGAAGATAAACCTGAGAAAACAGAGGAGGTGCAGGCTGCTCCAGAAAAGAAAAAGAAACAGGTCCAGGAACCCAAGAAGGCTGCCAGTGAGAATCCGAAAGAAAAAGTTTATAAACGCCCGGATAATATTGATCAGATCATAGACGACACAGAAGCATATCTGGATGAAGTATTAAAGGCGATGGGACTTGTTCCTAAATTAAATCTTTATTATAATACGACCGGAAATGTGCTGAATATTAATGTTACCGGTGAAAAGATGGGCGCTCTGATCGGAAAGCACGGACAGACACTGGATGCACTCCAATATCTCACGAGCCTGTTTGTGAATAAAGAAAGCGAAGCTTTTATTAAAGTAAAGCTTGATACGGAGAATTACAGGGAGCGCAGACAGGAAACTTTAGAAAAGCTTGCGCTCAGCATTGCAAATAAAGTGAAGAAGACAAAAAAACCGGTTCATCTGGAGCCTATGAATCCGAATGAACGCCGGATTATCCATTCTGCACTTCAGAGAGATCCTAAGATCGTGACAAAAAGTCAGGGAAAAGATCCTTACCGCAGAGTGGTTGTCATGCTGAAAAAATAA